The following proteins come from a genomic window of Nicotiana tomentosiformis chromosome 12, ASM39032v3, whole genome shotgun sequence:
- the LOC138902448 gene encoding uncharacterized protein: protein MSCEVFRDHQSLQYFVQRDLNLRQRWQLELLKDYDITILYHPKKMFRPWPVVFSCTVSPSSLFEHIRECQFDDPHLLVLKDTVQHGGAKQVSIGDDRVLRMRDWSCVPNVDGLRELILEEAHSLLYFIHPGAAKM, encoded by the exons atgtcgtgtgaggtgttcagagatcatcagagtctacagtattttgttcaaagggatctcaacttgaggcagaggtGGCAGttagagctgttgaaagactatgatatcaccattttgtatcatcccaagAAG atgttcaggccttggccagtTGTATTCTCTTGCACGGTCTCTccatcttctttgtttgagcacatcagagagtgtcagtttgacgacccccatttgcttgtccttaaggacacggtgcagcacggtggtgccaagcaggtttctattggagatgatagagTGTTGCGGATGCGAGATTGGagttgtgtgcccaatgtggatgggcttcgtgagttgattcttgaggaggcccacagtttgctgtatttcattcatccgggtgctgccaaGATGTAA